The genomic DNA CAGGGGCTGCGGCCGGGGTCCGCTTCCGACGAAATGGGTAACGCCCGGCGCGTTGGTCACCAGGTGCCAGGAATCGCGGTCCATCTCCATTTCCACGAGGACGTAGCTGGGGAAAAGCTTGCGTATGGTGGATGTTTTCTTCCCCTGCTTCATCTCTACGATTTCTTCGGTAGGGATGAGAATCTCGCCGATTTTCTCTTCCAACCCTTCCCGGACCTTCAGTTTTTCTAGGTGGGTCTTCACCTTGTTCTCATGACCTGAATAGGTATGAATCACATACCAGCGCTTGTCCATGACTCACCTCATCATCTCTCGCTACGCGTCAGGCCCCGAGTAAACGGCTCAGTATGATGGACAGAATGAAATCGATCACCCCGGTGAATGCGGCCAGAATCAGCGTGATCACGATGACCACGGTCGTCGAACCGATCAATTCGTTTCGGCTCGGCCAGTTCACCTTGGACAGTTCCGTCCTTACTTCCCTCAGAAAGTCCACCGTTC from Gemmatimonadota bacterium includes the following:
- the nusG gene encoding transcription termination/antitermination protein NusG — translated: MDKRWYVIHTYSGHENKVKTHLEKLKVREGLEEKIGEILIPTEEIVEMKQGKKTSTIRKLFPSYVLVEMEMDRDSWHLVTNAPGVTHFVGSGPRPQPLRESELNRILHRDEPHKEKGEGVDIPYRTGDQVKVTDGPFTDFTGVVEAIHPDRQKLKVMVSIFGRATPVELDFLQVSHVA
- the secE gene encoding preprotein translocase subunit SecE, coding for MYERTVDFLREVRTELSKVNWPSRNELIGSTTVVIVITLILAAFTGVIDFILSIILSRLLGA